In the genome of Streptomyces sp. NBC_00433, the window TGGGGCTTCTCCTTCGCCGTGTCCGGAATGACCAGGCCCGAGGCCGTGGTCTGCTCGGCGTCGAGCGGCTGGACCACGATGCGGTCCTCAAGCGGCTTGATGGCAACCTTGGTGCTGGCGGTCGTCACGATCCGACCTCCCCCTTCAAAGGGCTCACGGGAGTGTCTGTCTGGGTCGGCGACCTGGTAGGCCCGTCGTCGCGGGTGCCGGACCTGCCCGTCGCTGTTGTTCTGGCACTCAGCGGGGCCGAGTGCCAAAAGCGAGACTAGGACGCCTTTAGCACTCGGTCAAGCGGAGTGCCAGCCACACCACTCCATCCGGGGTACCCCGACCCCCCATCCGCCCCCACTCGGCGACGGCCGCCACCCCCCACCCACCGTCGTATGCCGACGGACCGCAACGCCCCCAGGGGCGCGAGGAACGGCGCGCGTAACCCACCACACGCCGTCCTGTGCGGACGAACGGCCACCACCCCAGGGGCGCGTGGGGGTACCCCCACGCGCCCCTGGGTGGCACCCCCTTGCCGAAAGGCACCGCACAGCCACCGCGCCAGCGGAAGGGCACCCCCTTGCCGAAGGGGAACCCCCCGGGCCCGGGGAATGGCACGCCCTGGTGGAAGGGCCACCGCCCAGGCGCCGCGGCAGCGGGAGGGCGCCGCCGGGCGGAGGGGAGAATGGGGGCGTGACGCCCGAGGATCTTGAGGGATTGCTGACCGCCGAAGGGCAAGTGCTGCTGGCCGGGCTGCGGGAGCACGACCCCGTGAACGACCTGGCGGCAGCCACGCGTCTGCGGCGTACCCACGCCGCGGACCTGGTGGCGGCGGCCCTGGCCCAAACGCGCCTGCGCCAACGCGCCGTCGCCAAGTTCGGCCCGGTCGACGCCCACCGGATGTACTTCACGCCGCACGGTCTGGAGCAGTCCACCCGCGCGTCGGTGGCGACCCACCGGGCCGCCAGATTCGCGGACTTCGGGCCCGCGGCCGTCGCGGACCTGTGCTGCGGCGTCGGCGGCGACGTCATCGCCATGCTGCGGGCCGGCCTGTCGGTCACCGCCGTCGACCGCGACCCGCTGACCTGCGCGGTGGTCAGCGCGAACGCCGCCGCGCTCGGCCTGGCCGACCGCCTTGAGGTCAGGTGCGCGGACGTGCTGGACGCCGGTACGGGCGGCCTGGACGGCGTCTTCGTGGACCCGGCCCGCCGCACGGCGAGGGGCAGGGTCTTCGACCCGGAGGCGTATTCGCCGCCGCTGTCGTGGGCGCTCGGCGCGGCGGCGTCCGGTGCGCCCGGGGCGGTGAAGGTCGCCCCCGGCATCCCGCACGAGGCGGTGCCGCCCGCCGCGGAGGCCGAGTGGATCTCGGACGGCGGCGACGTGAAGGAGGCGGTGCTGTGGTTCGACGGCCGCGGCGACCGCGTACGGCCCGGCGGCCGCCGCGCGACCCTGCTCCCGTCGGGCGCCACCCTGGTCGGGCGCGGCCTGCCCGACCCCCCGGTGCGGCCGGTCGGGCGCTACCTCTACGAGCCGGACGGCGCCGTCATCCGCGCGCATCTCGTGGCCGAGGTCGCGGAGGAAGTACGCGGCGGGCTGATCGACGCCACGATCGCGTACGTCACCGCCGACGAGTTGCGGCCCACGCCGTTCGCCACCGCGTACGAGGTCACCGACGTCCTGCCCTTCGGGCTGAAGCGGCTCAAGGCGCTGGTGCGCGAACGCGAGGTCGGTGTCCTCACCGTCAAGAAGCGCGGCTCCGCCGTGGACCCGGAGGACCTCCGCCGCCGCGTAAGGCCTCGCGGCCCGCACTCCACGACGGTCTTCCTCACGAGGGCCTCCGGCGCTCCCACGATGCTCCTGGCCCACCCGGCGTAACTGTCCGGACGCGCCCTTCCCCGCGCACGGGGGGGTGCCCTTTCGGCAAGGGCGCCTTCCCCCGGGCACGGGGGGGTGCCCTTTCGGCAGGGGGGCGCCTTCCCCGGGCGCGGGGGTGTGGGGTGCCTCTTCGGCAGGGGGTGCCCCCACGCGCCCCTGGGGTGGTGGCGGTCCGTCGCCACACGACGGCGAGTGGTGGGTTGCGCGCGCCGTTCCCCGCGCCCCTGGGGGCGCCGCCCTACGCAGCGGCGCCCACGCGGCGCCAGCCGCGGATCGGGGGCGGGCCCGCGGCCCTGGGGGGCACCCCCTTACGCAGCGGCGCCCACGCGGCGCCAGCCGCACATCAGGTGCAGGCCCGCGCCCCTGGGGGGCACCCCCTTACGCAGCAGCGCCCACGCGGCGCCAGCCGCGGATCGGGGGCGGGCCCGCGGCCCTGGGGGGCGTCGCCGTGCGTCGGCTAGACGTAGTCGTCGAGCCGGGCCAGGGTGAAACCCTGCGAGGCAACTTGCCGCAGCAGGTTGGCGGTCATCACCGTCATGGTTTCCCCCTTGAGCTGCGCGGGCCCGCGAAAGTGGGCCAGAATGATGTCACCCGGGTGAAATTTCTTGTCCGGGCGCTGGAACTGCACCTTCTTGATCTGCATCGACTCGCGCCAGAGAATCATCGCCCGCAGACCCCCGCAGGATGCGACCGCGGCCCGCGTGTCGGCGTTGTAGTTGCCGTACGGCGGCCGGAAGAGCCCGGGAGCCGTCCCGTATTCGTGCGTGAGCTTCTCCTGCTGAAAGCAGATTTCGTGCTTCTGCTGCGCCAACGACCGTGTGTGCAGGTCGGGGTGACTGAGCGTGTGGTTCTGTATGGAATTGCCGAGGGCCTGGAGCGGGCGGAAGAAGCCGTAGTCGTTCTTGATGACGTCGTCGGTCAGGAACATCGTGAAGGGGATTCTCAGGTCCCGCATCATCTGAACGAATTTGGGGTCCTTCTCCGCGCCGTCGTCGAAGGTCAGGAAGACTATTTTCTGGTCGGTCGGTATGTCGCTGACGACGGGTATCGTCCCGTCACCCGTGTGTATCGGTTTGACCGCGGGCGGGGCGGGCGGCGGGGGGAGGAGCGGGAGGCCCCATTTGCGGAAGCCGGCCGCGCGGTCGTCGGTCGGGGAGGGCTTCGGGGTGGGGGTGGGCGCCGTGGTGCGGGGCGGGGGCGCCGGGGAGTGTGTGGCGTCGGTCGCCGTGCAGGCCGTGGTGAGGAGCAGGGCCAGGAGCAGGAGGACAGTTCCGCGTGGTGCGCGCATGGGGGAGGGACCCTACGTCGGGTGCTGCTACGTCGTGGTACGAGCACTCGGCGGCGCGCTCACCTTGGACGAGGCGTTTTTCAGCCCGCTGGTTCCACCGCGACGGAGCTGAACCGCCAGCGGTGGACGTCGCGGCGCACCAGGTCGGCGGGCGGCTGGGCCAGTTCGGGCACGGCGTCGTCGTATGCGGCGTCCCACCAGGTCAGGACGAGGACGCGGTCACCGGGCGCGGTGAGGAATTCGCGGCGCAGGAAGCCGCCGGGCAGTGCGGCGGCGGCTTCCCGGGCCCAGGCGAGGAGTTCGGGGCCGCGGCCCTTGGCGGCGGCGGCCTCCCACATGAGGGTGACGCTCATCCGTAGAGGTTGCCTTCGCCGACCTCGTGCGAGTGCGCGTGCGCGTGGCCGTGCCCGTGCCGGTGCGCCTCAATGCCAGCCCCGACGCCGGCGCCGGCGTCCACGTGCGTGTGCCCCGGCACGGACACCTCGGTGACCGGCAGCGAGGAGTCGGCCGGGAGGTCGAAGGTGGACGAGGGGCGCCCTCGGGCGACCATTTCCGCGCCCAGCGCGGCCACCATGGCGCCGTTGTCGGTGCACAGGCCGGGGCGCGGCACCCGGAGGCGGATTCCGGCGCCCTCGCAGCGTTCCAGGGCCAGGGAGCGCAGCCGGGAGTTGGCGGCGACTCCCCCGCCGATCATCAGGTGGTCGACGCCGTTGTCCTTGCAGGCCCTCAGGGCTTTACGGGTCAGCACGTCGACCACGGCCTCCTGGAAGGACGCGGCCACGTCGGCGACGGGGACGTCCTGGCCGTCCCTGCGGCGGGCCTCGACCCAGCGGGCGACGGCGGTCTTGAGGCCGGAGAAGGAGAAGTCGTAGAGCGGGTCGCGGCCGCCGGTCAGGCCCCGGGGGAAGGCGATGGCGGCGGGGTCGCCCTCGCGGGCGTAGCGGTCGATCGCGGGGCCGCCGGGGAAGCCGAGGCCGAGGACCCGGGCGACCTTGTCGAAGGCCTCGCCGGCCGCGTCGTCGATGGTGGCGCCCAGCGGGCGTACGTCGCCGGTGATGTCGGGGGCCAGCAGCAGCGAGGAGTGGCCGCCGGAGACCAGCAGCGCCATCGTCGGCTCGGGCAGGGGGCCGTGTTCGAGCTGGTCGACGCAGATGTGCGAGGCGAGGTGGTTGACGCCGTAGAGCGGCTTGCCGAGCGCGTAGGCGTACGCCTTGGCCGCCGACACCCCGACCAGCAGCGCGCCCGCGAGGCCGGGGCCGGCGGTCACGGCGATGGCGTCGAGGTCGCCCGCGGTCACGCCGGCCTGCTTGAGCGCCCGCTGGATGGTGGGGACCATCGCCTCCAGGTGGGCGCGGCTGGCGACCTCCGGGACGACGCCGCCGTAGCGGGCGTGCTCGTCGACGCTGGAGGCGACGGCGTCGGCGAGCAGGGTGTGCCCGCGGACGATGCCGACGCCGGTCTCGTCGCACGAGGTCTCGATGCCGAGCACTAGGGGTTCGTCAGCCATGGAATTCCTCAGCCAGGTTCTGTGCCGGGTCGGCGCGGCGCATGACGAGCGCGTTGACGTTGCCCGGCTGGTAGTAGCCCTTGCGGATGCCGATCGGCTCGAAGCCGAAGCGCTGGTAGAGCCGCTGGGCGCGGGCGTTGTCGACCCGTACTTCGAGCAGCACCTCGTGGCATTCCGCGGCGGTCGCGGCCCGCAGCAGGGCGGTGAGCAGCCGGGAGCCGAGCCCGGTGCTCCAGTGGTCGCGGGCGACCGCGATGGTCTGGACGTCGCCGGTGCCCGCGATCGCGGCGAGCCCCGCATAGCCGGCGATACGGCCGTCGGGGGTCTCCGCGACGAGGTAGGTCCGCGTGGCGGCCGGGTGCCTGGTGTCGGCGATCTCCGACCAGAACATGCCGCGGGACCAGGCGTCGTCGGGGAAGAGGGCGACTTCGAGTGCGACGACCCGGTCCAGGTCCCACCAGCGCATGTCGCGCAGGACCACGTCGTTCAGGTCGTTCACTTCGGCAGGACCGCCTTGTAGCCGGCGGGCACCTGGGCGTCGGGGCGGCGCAGGTAGAGCGGCAGCGCGGGGGCGAAGGCCTCGCCCGCGGCCAGCCGGTGGGCGGCGAGCGCGGCGAGCGAGCCGGCCGACTGGTGGGCGGGGTCGGGGCGGCGGTCGGTGAAGGCCTCGGGGTAGAGCGCGGCGCCGGCGCCGACGGCGGGCAGCGCGAGGACGTCCTGCGGCAGGTCGGCGGCGCGGTTCACCGCGGGCTCGGTGACGCGGACGGCGGGGCCGTCGTAGCGGGCCCAGTAGACCTCTTTGCGGCGGGCGTCGGTGGCGACCGTGAAGGGTCCGGCCAGGCCCGCCTCGCCCGCGGCCCAGGCGAGGCCGTCGAGGGTGCACACGCCGTGCACGGGGATGTCCAGGGCGTCGCCGAAGGACGCGGCGGTGACCAGGCCGACCCGCAGCCCGGTGTAGGGGCCGGGTCCGACGCCGACGACGACGCCGGTGACGTCGGCGAGCGCACGGCCCGCGGTGGCCAGGACCCGGTCGATGGCGGGCACCAGCAGTTCGCCGTGCCGGCGCGCGTCGACGACCGTGGACTCGGCGAGCACCCGCTCCCCGTCGTGCAGGGCGGCGGTGACGGCGGGCGTGGCGGTGTCGAAGGCAAGCAGCAGCACGCCCCCAGGGTACGGGCAGGGCCCGTACGGCCGCGGCGGTGGTGTGCGGGCTCTGGCCCAGGGCGGCGGAGGCGGCCGCGGCGGCTGCTACCGTCAGCGGGGAGTAGGCGCGCAACCCGACCGGAGGACTTCCGTGGCAATCAAAGCCGGCACCCTCGTCACGGGACTGACCGCGGCGGCCATGGTGGTGATCGCGGTGATGGCCGCGCAGGCGTCGGGTTCGGCGCCGAAGGGCCCGGCGGCGGCGCATTCCGCGGCCCCGCCGCAGAAGTCCGCCTCGGTCAAGCCGAAGCCGAGGACGTATCCGCTGCCCCTGCACTCGGGTGTCGGCAAGCGCGTCGTCTACGGCGTCTCCGCGCAGCGGGTGTGGCTGGTGGACGACGGCAACAAGGTGGTGCGCACCTATCCGGTGGTCGCCGGCAATGTGAAGCCGTCCAAGGGGCTGCACCATGTCTTCTTCCGGCGCGAGGTGGGCGTCGGCGGTGACGGCAAGCAGGTCGAGCACACGGTGCTCTTCGCGATGACCGGCGGGGTGAACATCGGTTTCAGCGCGGCCGTCGACGGCTCGCTGACCAAGCCGGACCCGGCGAAGCAGAATGCGGCGATCCGGGCGACGCGCGCCGACACCGCGGCGATGTGGCAGTTCGCGACGGTGGGCAGCGCCATCGACGTGATGCCCTGACGGCTCGGCGCACTGCTGCGGGCAGCGCGGGCGTGGCATATTGCCGCGCCCGCTGTTTTTTCACCCGTACGGGCTATGCCGCGTCCTCGTCGGGGACGCCGGCGGGGGCCTCGGGCCGCGGTGCGGCGGGCGGCGGGGTGGAGATCCGGCGGGCCGCCTCTGCGGCGGCGAGCAGGTCGCGGAAGGTGGGGGCGGGCTGGTGGTCCTGGGGGTCGTGGGCCGACATGGTGCCTCCCCGAGCGGTGGAAGTTAGGCAGCCCTAAGCGGGCCCCTGGGAACCAGGACACCACGGGTGCCGGTCCCCACGCAACATCTTCCCGACAGCCTGTCGGTTCATGCCGCGCCCGCTCGGGGCCCTCCCGCCGTTCAAGGCCTGCACGACGGCCGTCAGTTCCGCTCGGGCCTGTCCCGCCCCTCGGACCTCAGGGGCCGCTCGGGCGCTCCGGTCCCTCCCTCAGACCTCCAGCGCCGCCAGGTCCGTACCGGCCCAACGCGGGCCGATGCCGCTGACGGTGACCACCCTGGCGTCGTCGTCGGCTTCGGGGGTGGAGCCCACCGTGCGCTCGATGACGACCTGCAGGCGGGCCTCGGACAGCTCCTCGACCTTGCCCTCGCCCCACTCGACGACCACCACCGACTCCGGCAGCGACACGTCGAGGTCCAGGTCCTCCATCTCGTCCAGGCCGCCGCCCAGCCGGTAGGCGTCCACGTGGACCAGGGCGGGGCCGCCGGTCAGCGAGGGGTGGACGCGGGCGATGACGAAGGTCGGCGAAGTGACGGCGCCGCGTACGCCCAGGCCCTCGCCCAGGCCCCGGGTCAGGGTGGTCTTCCCCGCGCCCAGCTCGCCGTTGAGCAGGACCAGGTCGCCGGGGTCGAGCAGCGCGGCGAGGCGTCGCCCCAGGTCACGCATGCGCTCGGCGGTACGTACGGTGATCCGGACGGCAGGGGGGAGCCGGTCCTGAGTGCCCGCCGGGAACGGGTCGTGCGGTGTGCCCATGACCGCGAAGCCTACGCGCCGACCCGCACACCCCGCCCGTCCGCGACCCGTCCGGCCGCCTTACGCCTCGCCCGCCGCCGCCAGCTCGCGCAGCCCGTCGGCGACCGGTGCCCGCACCGAGTCCGCGGCATGGGCGATCAGCAGCGCGAGGGCCGAATTCACCAGCTCGGGCCGTTCGAAGATCACCAGGTGCCCGGCGCCCGGCACGACCACCAGCTCGGCCTCGGGGAGCTTCTCGGCGATCTCGGTGCTGTGCGCGCTGGGCGTCAGCAGGTCCTTGTCCCCGGCCATCACCAGGGCCGGCAGCCCGTCCAGCACGGCGAGCGCGTCGCCCTTCTCGTGCTCGGTGAAGGCCGGGTAGAACTCGGCGACCACGTCGATCGGCGTCGACTCGATCAGCCGCTCGGCGAACCGCCCGACCGCCGGGTCCACGTCCGAGCCGAACGAATAGCGCTTGATGATCCCGGCGAAGAGCTCGGCGGTGGCCCGCCGCGCCCGCTCCACCAGGTCGGCCTGGCTGCCCATGACCTTCAGCAGGCCCGGCGCGACCGCGCGGAAGGCCCGCGCGCCGACCGCGGGCAGCCCCAGGGTGACCGCGGCCAGCTTGCCCGAGGACGTCGAGATGAAGCCGACCCCGGCGACCCGCTCGCGGACGTAGTCCGGGTACTGGTCGGCGAAGGCCATCACCGTCATGCCGCCCATCGAGTGGCCGACCAGCACGACCGGCCCCTCCGGCGCGCACGCGTCGAGCACGGCCTTCAGGTCGCGGCCCAGCTGGTCGATGGTCGCGGGGGCGCCCGCGGCCTGGTCGCGGCCGCGCTCGCTGCGGCCGTGGCTGCGCTGGTCCCAGTAGACCGCCCGCACCGAGCCGCGCAGGGCCGCCCGCTGGAAGTGCCAGGAGTCCTGGTTGAGGCAGTAGCCGTGCGAGAAGACCACGGTGACCGGCAGCGGCGCGGCCCCGCCGCCCCTGCGCCCGCGCCGCCAGCCGCGGCGCGCGGGCGGCTCCGCCACCTCGACGGGCGTGATGTCCTCGGTCTCGAAATACAGCTCGGTGCCGTCCTCCGCGGTCGCGGTGCCCGGCACCCCGCGCAGATTCCCGTAGGGCCCGGTCGCGTCCAGCGCCAGCTGCGCCTTGCGCCGCACCCCGCGCCCGACGGTGACCCGCTCGATCGCCAGCCCGGCGGCGGCCCCCGCGGCCGCCACCCCGATCGCGGCACCGACCAGCCCGGCCCGCTCCCACTTCACGCCTGCTCCCACCTGCTCAGCCACGCCCCCCGTACACCCGCGGCACCCGGCCGCCGATGCGGGTGACGATCTCGTACGCGATGGTGCCGCACGCCCGCGCCCAGTCCTCCGCGGTCGGCTCGCCCCGGTCGCCGGGCCCGAACAGCAGGACCTCGTCCCCCGCGGCCGCGGCGTCGCCGCCGAGGTCCACCACGAACTGGTCCATCGCCACCCGTCCCGCCACCGTCCGCCACTTCCCGGCCACCAGCACCGGGCCCGCACCGGACGCATGCCGCGGCACACCGTCTGCGTACCCCAGCGGGACCAGCGCAAGCGTCGTCGGACCCGGCGTCACATAGTGGTGGCCGTAACTGACCCCGTGGCCGCCGGGCACCTGCTTGACGCTGGCCAGCCGGGCGGCGAGCGTCATCACCGGGCGCAGCCCGAAGTCCGAGGGCCCGCCGACCTGCGGCACCGGGGAGATGCCGTACATGGCCACGCCGGGCCGCACCAGGTCGAAGTGCGACTCCGGCAGCGTCAAGGTGCCGGGCGAGTTGGCGATATGCCGCACCTCCGGGTCGAGCCCGGCGTCGGCGGCCTGCGCGAGCGCGGTACGGAAGACGCCCAACTCGCGCTCGATCGACGGGTGACCGGGCTCGTCGGCGCAGGAGAAGTGCGCCCACAGGCCGGTGACCCGGAT includes:
- a CDS encoding class I SAM-dependent methyltransferase, with the translated sequence MTPEDLEGLLTAEGQVLLAGLREHDPVNDLAAATRLRRTHAADLVAAALAQTRLRQRAVAKFGPVDAHRMYFTPHGLEQSTRASVATHRAARFADFGPAAVADLCCGVGGDVIAMLRAGLSVTAVDRDPLTCAVVSANAAALGLADRLEVRCADVLDAGTGGLDGVFVDPARRTARGRVFDPEAYSPPLSWALGAAASGAPGAVKVAPGIPHEAVPPAAEAEWISDGGDVKEAVLWFDGRGDRVRPGGRRATLLPSGATLVGRGLPDPPVRPVGRYLYEPDGAVIRAHLVAEVAEEVRGGLIDATIAYVTADELRPTPFATAYEVTDVLPFGLKRLKALVREREVGVLTVKKRGSAVDPEDLRRRVRPRGPHSTTVFLTRASGAPTMLLAHPA
- a CDS encoding polysaccharide deacetylase family protein, whose amino-acid sequence is MRAPRGTVLLLLALLLTTACTATDATHSPAPPPRTTAPTPTPKPSPTDDRAAGFRKWGLPLLPPPPAPPAVKPIHTGDGTIPVVSDIPTDQKIVFLTFDDGAEKDPKFVQMMRDLRIPFTMFLTDDVIKNDYGFFRPLQALGNSIQNHTLSHPDLHTRSLAQQKHEICFQQEKLTHEYGTAPGLFRPPYGNYNADTRAAVASCGGLRAMILWRESMQIKKVQFQRPDKKFHPGDIILAHFRGPAQLKGETMTVMTANLLRQVASQGFTLARLDDYV
- the tsaD gene encoding tRNA (adenosine(37)-N6)-threonylcarbamoyltransferase complex transferase subunit TsaD, with the translated sequence MADEPLVLGIETSCDETGVGIVRGHTLLADAVASSVDEHARYGGVVPEVASRAHLEAMVPTIQRALKQAGVTAGDLDAIAVTAGPGLAGALLVGVSAAKAYAYALGKPLYGVNHLASHICVDQLEHGPLPEPTMALLVSGGHSSLLLAPDITGDVRPLGATIDDAAGEAFDKVARVLGLGFPGGPAIDRYAREGDPAAIAFPRGLTGGRDPLYDFSFSGLKTAVARWVEARRRDGQDVPVADVAASFQEAVVDVLTRKALRACKDNGVDHLMIGGGVAANSRLRSLALERCEGAGIRLRVPRPGLCTDNGAMVAALGAEMVARGRPSSTFDLPADSSLPVTEVSVPGHTHVDAGAGVGAGIEAHRHGHGHAHAHSHEVGEGNLYG
- the rimI gene encoding ribosomal protein S18-alanine N-acetyltransferase produces the protein MRWWDLDRVVALEVALFPDDAWSRGMFWSEIADTRHPAATRTYLVAETPDGRIAGYAGLAAIAGTGDVQTIAVARDHWSTGLGSRLLTALLRAATAAECHEVLLEVRVDNARAQRLYQRFGFEPIGIRKGYYQPGNVNALVMRRADPAQNLAEEFHG
- the tsaB gene encoding tRNA (adenosine(37)-N6)-threonylcarbamoyltransferase complex dimerization subunit type 1 TsaB — encoded protein: MLLLAFDTATPAVTAALHDGERVLAESTVVDARRHGELLVPAIDRVLATAGRALADVTGVVVGVGPGPYTGLRVGLVTAASFGDALDIPVHGVCTLDGLAWAAGEAGLAGPFTVATDARRKEVYWARYDGPAVRVTEPAVNRAADLPQDVLALPAVGAGAALYPEAFTDRRPDPAHQSAGSLAALAAHRLAAGEAFAPALPLYLRRPDAQVPAGYKAVLPK
- the tsaE gene encoding tRNA (adenosine(37)-N6)-threonylcarbamoyltransferase complex ATPase subunit type 1 TsaE, coding for MGTPHDPFPAGTQDRLPPAVRITVRTAERMRDLGRRLAALLDPGDLVLLNGELGAGKTTLTRGLGEGLGVRGAVTSPTFVIARVHPSLTGGPALVHVDAYRLGGGLDEMEDLDLDVSLPESVVVVEWGEGKVEELSEARLQVVIERTVGSTPEADDDARVVTVSGIGPRWAGTDLAALEV
- a CDS encoding alpha/beta hydrolase — translated: MAEQVGAGVKWERAGLVGAAIGVAAAGAAAGLAIERVTVGRGVRRKAQLALDATGPYGNLRGVPGTATAEDGTELYFETEDITPVEVAEPPARRGWRRGRRGGGAAPLPVTVVFSHGYCLNQDSWHFQRAALRGSVRAVYWDQRSHGRSERGRDQAAGAPATIDQLGRDLKAVLDACAPEGPVVLVGHSMGGMTVMAFADQYPDYVRERVAGVGFISTSSGKLAAVTLGLPAVGARAFRAVAPGLLKVMGSQADLVERARRATAELFAGIIKRYSFGSDVDPAVGRFAERLIESTPIDVVAEFYPAFTEHEKGDALAVLDGLPALVMAGDKDLLTPSAHSTEIAEKLPEAELVVVPGAGHLVIFERPELVNSALALLIAHAADSVRAPVADGLRELAAAGEA
- the alr gene encoding alanine racemase; translation: MNDMTSGRGWAQIDLDALRANVAALRAKAPGAAFMAVVKADAYGHGMVPCARAALEGGATWLGVATPEEALALRAAGVGGRVLCWLWTPGGPWRDCVEADVDVTVSAHWALEEAVAAARAAGRTARVQLKVDAGLGRNGAQPAQWPALTAAARAAEKAGLIRVTGLWAHFSCADEPGHPSIERELGVFRTALAQAADAGLDPEVRHIANSPGTLTLPESHFDLVRPGVAMYGISPVPQVGGPSDFGLRPVMTLAARLASVKQVPGGHGVSYGHHYVTPGPTTLALVPLGYADGVPRHASGAGPVLVAGKWRTVAGRVAMDQFVVDLGGDAAAAGDEVLLFGPGDRGEPTAEDWARACGTIAYEIVTRIGGRVPRVYGGRG